One window of the Chryseobacterium camelliae genome contains the following:
- a CDS encoding phosphatidylglycerol lysyltransferase domain-containing protein: MKKFKLSAMFRQIRWKELLAFVVLLLAFVFFRSERHELASIGPQLKNSRTEWILAGIALSIIYIILQGLMYVTSFRSAGLGLKLPEAVSLFLKRNFLSVFLPAGGVSSLAYLPRNIRTKGYNTASIHQASAVYGFVGLLTVLVVGLPLMVYALFINKNFSSSWSGIAVLGILVFALYGVFISFRKKNALYRFTERKFPKLIRSSEEIFSSEIDRKSFRMTVLISVGIEFCGVFHLLIAMYALGTPASFSAAAISYIVSVVLMIISPFLRGLGAVEFSLTYILVSFGYQHADGLGITLLYRLFEFWLPLLVGIAAYLWSGRKLLARMIPVVMIFFLGIINILSVITPALADRLHIIKGYLPLDVIHLSKTLTLIAGVLLLVTSAHLFKGTRRAWYFAVAFTVMSVVFNLTKALDYEEALFALATLGLLVYSRKEYILRTKRISLQRGFGWFTGIFTAIFIFNYLSFYFISKSHFGIDFTKEEAFYYTLHTFLLFSDSGLVARTGFARDFQNLNFILGAFSWMILIFSLYRSNIHKGTDGSTEKYEDAENLVEEYGASSLDYFKLAQDKQFFFSEEADGFVSFRTANGFAVVLEEPVCASEDKVTVIEEFESYCRKNSLKTCYYRIGEDGLSYFPSSGKQKLFIGQDALLDAENFSLSGKERKSIRNGVNGLEKAGYRTEIRYAPQSDATIDQIQAVSDEWLTESDKKEIVFAEGMFDREVVRNQDLILILDPEGCCVAFLNIIPHCAPDECSYDMIRKKEDAPNGSVDSLIIKLVEYARAKDLKFINMGMTPMAGARQPDNTAEQLLQLAYERLGSFKHYQSLRNFKEKYADLWENKYLVYNNDLDLLLLPAALNKVMKP; encoded by the coding sequence ATGAAAAAATTCAAACTGTCGGCAATGTTCAGGCAGATCCGCTGGAAAGAGCTGCTGGCTTTTGTTGTTTTACTGCTTGCCTTTGTTTTCTTCAGGAGTGAAAGGCATGAGCTTGCCTCCATAGGACCGCAGCTTAAAAATTCCAGGACGGAATGGATATTGGCAGGTATCGCCCTTTCCATTATCTATATTATTCTTCAGGGCCTCATGTACGTAACCAGTTTCCGGAGTGCCGGGCTTGGCCTGAAACTGCCTGAAGCAGTCAGTTTGTTCCTGAAACGTAATTTCCTGAGTGTTTTCCTGCCGGCCGGAGGCGTAAGTTCCCTGGCTTATCTTCCGAGGAACATCAGGACCAAAGGGTATAATACAGCGTCTATCCACCAGGCAAGTGCCGTATATGGTTTTGTAGGGCTGCTGACTGTTCTTGTCGTTGGCCTTCCACTGATGGTCTACGCACTGTTCATCAATAAAAATTTCAGCAGCAGCTGGTCCGGGATTGCGGTTCTGGGTATTTTGGTATTCGCGTTATATGGTGTTTTTATTTCATTCAGGAAAAAAAATGCATTATACCGGTTTACGGAGCGGAAATTCCCTAAGCTGATCCGTTCTTCTGAGGAAATATTCAGCAGTGAAATAGACCGTAAAAGTTTCCGGATGACCGTGCTGATTTCTGTAGGGATAGAATTCTGCGGGGTTTTTCACCTGCTTATTGCGATGTATGCATTAGGCACGCCTGCCTCTTTTTCCGCAGCGGCCATTTCTTACATCGTGTCTGTTGTACTGATGATCATTTCGCCTTTCCTACGGGGATTGGGTGCTGTGGAATTCTCGCTGACCTATATCCTGGTCAGCTTCGGATACCAGCATGCGGACGGTCTGGGCATTACTTTGCTCTATCGGTTGTTTGAATTCTGGCTTCCTTTACTGGTCGGTATTGCAGCTTATCTTTGGAGCGGAAGGAAGCTTCTGGCCCGGATGATCCCGGTGGTCATGATCTTTTTTCTCGGTATCATCAATATCCTGTCGGTGATTACGCCTGCCCTCGCAGACCGGCTTCATATCATCAAAGGGTACCTGCCGCTGGACGTTATCCATCTCTCCAAGACGCTGACACTGATTGCGGGAGTTCTATTACTGGTTACTTCCGCCCATCTGTTTAAAGGGACCCGCAGGGCCTGGTATTTCGCAGTGGCTTTTACGGTTATGTCTGTGGTATTCAACCTGACCAAAGCCCTGGATTACGAAGAGGCCCTTTTTGCGCTGGCGACACTGGGACTGCTGGTTTACAGCCGTAAAGAATATATCCTCAGGACAAAAAGGATTTCACTTCAGCGCGGGTTCGGATGGTTTACGGGCATTTTTACAGCTATTTTCATCTTCAATTACCTGAGCTTTTATTTTATCAGTAAATCCCATTTCGGGATCGATTTCACCAAAGAGGAAGCTTTTTATTATACCCTTCATACGTTCCTGCTCTTCAGCGATTCCGGACTGGTGGCCCGCACAGGCTTTGCCAGGGACTTCCAGAACCTGAACTTTATCCTGGGTGCCTTTTCCTGGATGATCCTTATTTTTTCGCTGTACAGGAGCAATATCCATAAAGGTACTGATGGCAGTACCGAAAAATACGAAGATGCCGAAAACCTGGTGGAAGAATATGGTGCTTCATCCCTGGATTATTTCAAACTGGCCCAGGATAAACAGTTTTTCTTTTCCGAAGAAGCGGATGGTTTTGTATCATTCCGGACGGCCAACGGATTTGCCGTTGTACTCGAAGAACCGGTATGCGCTTCAGAAGATAAAGTGACCGTGATAGAAGAATTTGAAAGCTACTGCCGCAAGAACAGCCTTAAAACCTGTTATTACAGGATCGGCGAAGACGGACTCTCCTATTTTCCGTCTTCCGGGAAACAGAAACTCTTCATCGGGCAGGATGCATTGCTGGATGCTGAAAATTTCAGCCTTTCCGGGAAAGAGCGGAAATCCATCAGGAACGGGGTCAACGGACTTGAAAAAGCAGGATACCGTACGGAAATCAGGTATGCGCCGCAATCAGACGCCACCATAGATCAGATCCAGGCGGTTTCAGACGAGTGGCTGACGGAATCGGATAAGAAGGAAATTGTATTTGCAGAAGGGATGTTTGACCGTGAAGTAGTCAGAAACCAGGACCTGATCCTGATCCTTGATCCGGAAGGCTGCTGTGTCGCTTTCCTGAATATCATCCCGCATTGCGCCCCGGATGAATGCAGTTATGATATGATCCGCAAAAAGGAGGATGCCCCTAACGGAAGCGTTGATTCGCTCATCATTAAGCTGGTGGAATACGCCCGCGCCAAAGATCTTAAATTCATCAATATGGGAATGACCCCGATGGCCGGAGCCCGGCAACCCGATAATACGGCAGAGCAGCTTTTACAGTTGGCCTATGAAAGGCTCGGAAGCTTTAAGCACTACCAGAGCCTGAGGAATTTTAAGGAAAAATATGCTGACCTCTGGGAAAACAAATACCTGGTGTATAACAATGACCTTGATCTTTTACTACTCCCGGCTGCCTTAAACAAAGTAATGAAACCATGA
- a CDS encoding alpha-L-fucosidase — protein MKKWIFLSGLMAGMLPCSAQNAPQPYGALPTQAQLDWHEMEMYCIIHYSVDTYTDREWGYGDEDPALINPARFDAHQIVAAAKAGGFKGVVVVAKHHDGLCLWPTETTAHSIRKSPWKNGKGDMIQEYREACDQLDMKLGLYCSPWDRNSAYYGKPEYVDLYRRQLKELYTNYGKLFISWHDGANGGDGYYGGSRETRKIDRSSYYGWETTWALIRNIQPGAAIFGDVGPDVRWVGNEEGHAGETCWATYEPQAPEQGRLPSNGFTKYQLGTEGTRNGKYWMPAECDVSLRPGWFYHARENSRVKTPDELLDLYYKSVGRGANLDLGLSPNPDGQLDPEDVASLQQFGYVLHQTFSKNLAAGASLSASNTRGNNLSLYGPENLLDDDRYSYWATDDQVTNPELTLTLPTETTFNVIRLRENIRLGQRIEAFTIEAFTGGKWEKIAAATSIGANRLIRLQHSVTASGIRLTITQSPVAVALSDFGLYHEPELLRKPVITRSSEGKISITSSPKGSKIYYTLDGSPPTPSSSHYRTPFRLPEGGLVKALAVDERQQSQTASLQAGPVKTAWKMVQPKYQGKKNPAEYAIDDRPETFCQASSMPSEMVIDMGRKQNIKAFTYLPRQDGDNSGTVTHYRIETSEDSVQWQETADGEFSNIKANPVEQVVIFQKPASARFIRFKATEILSGSGMTAAEIGVLLK, from the coding sequence ATGAAAAAGTGGATCTTCCTGAGCGGACTTATGGCGGGAATGCTTCCCTGTTCGGCACAAAATGCACCGCAGCCTTACGGAGCTCTTCCTACCCAGGCCCAGCTGGACTGGCATGAAATGGAAATGTACTGCATCATCCATTACAGCGTAGATACCTACACCGACCGCGAATGGGGTTACGGGGATGAAGATCCGGCCCTCATCAATCCTGCACGGTTCGATGCACACCAGATTGTGGCAGCGGCCAAAGCAGGCGGCTTCAAAGGTGTGGTAGTCGTGGCCAAACATCATGACGGACTCTGCCTGTGGCCAACAGAAACCACTGCGCACAGCATCCGCAAGAGCCCCTGGAAAAACGGAAAAGGCGATATGATACAGGAATACCGGGAAGCCTGTGACCAGCTGGATATGAAGCTGGGCCTCTATTGCTCTCCCTGGGACCGCAACAGTGCTTATTATGGCAAACCGGAATACGTTGATCTTTACCGCAGGCAACTCAAAGAATTGTATACGAATTACGGGAAACTCTTCATTTCCTGGCATGACGGTGCCAATGGCGGCGACGGCTATTACGGCGGCAGCCGCGAAACGCGAAAAATAGACCGTTCATCCTATTACGGCTGGGAAACCACCTGGGCGCTTATCCGGAACATACAGCCCGGAGCGGCTATCTTCGGTGATGTGGGCCCTGATGTCCGGTGGGTAGGAAATGAAGAAGGCCATGCCGGCGAAACCTGCTGGGCTACCTACGAACCTCAGGCTCCGGAACAGGGCCGGCTTCCCTCCAACGGCTTTACAAAATATCAACTGGGCACGGAAGGGACCCGGAACGGAAAATACTGGATGCCGGCCGAATGCGATGTTTCCCTCCGCCCGGGATGGTTTTACCACGCCCGGGAAAATAGCCGCGTAAAAACACCCGATGAACTGCTCGACCTTTATTACAAAAGTGTGGGCCGCGGGGCCAACCTGGACTTAGGATTGTCTCCCAACCCTGATGGACAGCTGGATCCTGAAGATGTGGCCTCGCTTCAGCAGTTCGGGTACGTACTCCATCAGACCTTTTCCAAAAACCTTGCGGCAGGTGCTTCCCTTTCCGCCAGCAATACCCGGGGGAATAATCTTTCCCTGTACGGTCCGGAGAACCTGCTGGATGATGACCGGTATTCTTATTGGGCCACCGATGACCAGGTAACCAACCCGGAGCTTACCTTGACCCTCCCCACCGAAACCACTTTCAATGTTATCCGGCTGCGGGAAAATATCAGGCTGGGCCAGCGTATTGAAGCTTTTACCATCGAAGCTTTTACCGGAGGGAAATGGGAAAAGATCGCTGCTGCGACAAGCATCGGTGCGAACCGGCTCATCCGGCTGCAGCATTCAGTTACTGCTTCCGGGATCAGGCTTACCATCACCCAATCTCCTGTAGCCGTTGCGCTGAGTGATTTCGGATTGTATCATGAGCCGGAACTGCTCAGGAAACCGGTGATTACAAGAAGTTCCGAAGGAAAAATCAGCATCACATCTTCACCAAAGGGGTCAAAAATCTACTATACGCTGGACGGCAGCCCGCCTACTCCATCTTCTTCACACTACCGTACGCCGTTCCGGTTACCTGAGGGCGGCCTAGTAAAGGCTTTGGCAGTAGACGAACGCCAGCAAAGCCAGACGGCTTCCCTCCAGGCAGGCCCGGTGAAAACCGCATGGAAAATGGTTCAGCCGAAATATCAGGGTAAAAAAAATCCTGCTGAATATGCGATTGATGACCGCCCGGAAACGTTCTGCCAGGCTTCATCCATGCCTTCTGAAATGGTTATTGATATGGGCCGGAAACAGAACATAAAGGCCTTTACTTACCTGCCCCGACAGGACGGAGATAATTCCGGTACCGTTACCCATTACCGTATCGAGACCAGTGAAGATAGCGTGCAGTGGCAGGAAACGGCAGACGGAGAATTTTCAAATATTAAAGCAAACCCGGTTGAACAGGTCGTTATCTTTCAAAAGCCGGCTTCAGCCCGCTTCATCCGCTTCAAAGCCACTGAAATTCTGTCCGGATCCGGAATGACAGCCGCCGAAATCGGTGTATTGCTCAAGTGA